In the genome of Deltaproteobacteria bacterium, one region contains:
- a CDS encoding propionyl-CoA carboxylase — MGKWMDGYLERLERVRQENLAGGGIERFQAQHAFGKLTARERIDRLVDPGSFEEIGSLVRDGRPPFDGRKRPSPADGVIMGTGQVQGRTVALYAMDFSVLSGSLGDQAVWKLTDLTKMAGQDRIPIIGMIDSAGERISIKGGDSGFNGLSELLRWSCLYSGIIPRITLLLGPCTGVMASLPVLSDFLIMNRPNAFLWLGGEKKTAEAGTAEFHMNKSGQCDIIAETDPEAIDQVKELLAFLPQNCWEKPPYLDKGDDPERRDEDLIRVLPDNPKFTYDIHQVIEKIVDEGEFFELKEDFASHLVIGFARFGGFTAGIVANNPDEMSGILEPDSSDKYDRFMRFLDAFNIPLVTLVDTTAFPPGDRWERLGVIRHGAKLLHSYAHLTCPKITMVLRRSYGGANIVLGCSRMFPDFVYTWPTAEFAPTGPETVVHAIFHKELAKAREQGNFDQVFNQFLSILKEQFSVMNLAKIWTSYYTTHEVIDPRDTRPRIIRAIRAVQHKKEILPEKRRSIRPA; from the coding sequence ATGGGTAAATGGATGGACGGCTATCTGGAACGCCTGGAACGGGTCCGGCAGGAGAACCTGGCCGGAGGGGGGATAGAACGCTTTCAAGCTCAACATGCCTTCGGCAAGCTGACCGCCCGGGAAAGGATTGATCGCCTGGTCGATCCGGGCAGCTTCGAGGAGATCGGCTCCCTGGTTCGGGATGGGCGCCCTCCTTTTGACGGTCGAAAAAGACCCAGCCCTGCGGACGGGGTGATCATGGGAACAGGCCAGGTCCAGGGCCGGACTGTGGCCTTATATGCCATGGATTTTTCCGTCCTTTCCGGGTCATTGGGCGACCAGGCCGTTTGGAAGCTGACCGATCTGACCAAGATGGCCGGACAGGATAGAATACCGATCATCGGCATGATCGACTCGGCGGGCGAGAGGATCAGTATAAAGGGCGGCGATTCGGGGTTCAATGGTCTGAGCGAACTTTTAAGATGGTCCTGCCTTTATTCCGGAATCATCCCCCGGATCACTTTGCTGCTCGGTCCCTGTACCGGGGTCATGGCCTCCCTGCCCGTTCTTTCCGATTTCCTGATTATGAACAGACCCAATGCTTTTCTCTGGCTGGGTGGTGAAAAGAAAACGGCTGAAGCGGGAACGGCCGAGTTCCACATGAACAAGAGCGGGCAATGCGACATCATCGCCGAAACGGATCCGGAGGCGATAGACCAGGTCAAGGAGCTCCTGGCCTTCCTCCCCCAGAATTGCTGGGAAAAGCCCCCTTATCTGGATAAGGGCGATGATCCGGAACGAAGGGATGAGGACCTGATCCGGGTCCTGCCGGATAACCCGAAGTTCACTTATGACATACACCAGGTCATCGAGAAAATCGTCGATGAGGGAGAATTTTTTGAGCTTAAAGAGGACTTCGCCTCTCACCTGGTCATCGGATTTGCCCGCTTCGGCGGATTTACGGCCGGTATCGTGGCCAACAACCCTGATGAGATGAGCGGCATCCTGGAGCCGGATTCTTCGGATAAATACGATCGTTTTATGCGGTTCCTGGATGCCTTCAATATTCCTCTGGTGACCCTGGTGGATACCACCGCCTTTCCACCTGGGGATCGCTGGGAACGGCTCGGGGTGATTCGCCACGGGGCCAAACTGCTCCACTCCTATGCCCACCTGACCTGCCCGAAGATAACCATGGTCCTGAGACGCTCTTACGGGGGGGCCAACATCGTCCTGGGATGTTCCCGGATGTTTCCGGATTTTGTTTACACCTGGCCCACGGCCGAATTCGCTCCTACAGGGCCGGAGACGGTGGTCCATGCCATTTTTCATAAAGAACTGGCCAAGGCCAGGGAACAGGGCAACTTCGACCAGGTGTTTAATCAATTTTTGAGCATCCTCAAGGAACAGTTTTCAGTAATGAATCTGGCCAAAATATGGACCTCTTATTATACGACCCATGAAGTGATTGACCCGAGGGACACCCGTCCCAGGATCATCCGGGCCATCCGGGCGGTTCAGCATAAAAAAGAGATTCTGCCGGAAAAAAGGCGGTCTATCCGGCCGGCGTAA
- the amrB gene encoding AmmeMemoRadiSam system protein B, translating into MSQDIRKSIIAGSWYPGNPQALRSQIQSFFKAVPEGPGLSAELVALIAPHAGYTYSGQVAAYAYKLLLTQPFSQVVVIAPSHRYPFRGASIDQKTGYETPLGVIPVDGALARTISDLSPIFKYVPEAHAQEHALEIQLPFLQEALGAFKIVPIIQGSQDPATCQEMSQALAKALKGEKVLLVASSDLSHFHPYGQAKTLDQKILDRVAAFDEKSLMQDITQDQVEACGGGPIVTVMKTARLLSADRAMVLKYANSGDVTGDRSGVVGYMAAALFKSNPGKERPAPGKEEGFSDEEKNFLHKLALGAIEHHLLGNPMPTRDREPVRLAEKRGAFVTLKTRGQLRGCIGHTQAIKPLSQTIIDMAQAAAFQDPRFPPLSQKELKDLSIEISALTPFRQIKDIKEIQVGKHGLFIERGFNAGLLLPQVATEYGWDSLTFLEHTCQKAGLPKEAWKDKNSKIYVFSAEIF; encoded by the coding sequence ATGTCACAGGACATAAGGAAATCCATTATTGCCGGCAGTTGGTATCCTGGGAACCCGCAGGCCTTGCGTTCCCAGATCCAGAGTTTTTTTAAGGCTGTTCCTGAAGGGCCTGGCCTGTCAGCAGAACTGGTCGCCTTGATCGCTCCCCATGCCGGCTACACCTATTCCGGCCAGGTGGCCGCCTATGCCTATAAGCTCCTGCTCACCCAACCCTTCAGCCAGGTAGTAGTCATCGCCCCCAGTCACCGCTATCCCTTTCGAGGGGCCTCTATCGACCAGAAGACCGGCTATGAAACCCCCCTGGGTGTCATTCCGGTGGATGGGGCACTGGCCCGGACCATTTCCGATTTGAGCCCTATTTTTAAATATGTCCCTGAGGCTCATGCCCAGGAACATGCCCTGGAGATCCAGCTTCCTTTTTTGCAGGAGGCCCTTGGGGCCTTTAAAATCGTCCCCATTATCCAAGGCTCTCAGGATCCTGCCACCTGCCAGGAAATGTCTCAGGCTTTGGCTAAGGCCCTCAAAGGGGAAAAAGTCTTGCTGGTGGCCAGTTCCGATCTGTCCCATTTCCACCCCTATGGACAGGCCAAGACCCTGGATCAGAAAATTTTGGACCGGGTGGCTGCTTTTGATGAAAAAAGCCTGATGCAGGACATAACGCAAGATCAGGTGGAGGCCTGTGGCGGCGGGCCTATTGTCACGGTAATGAAAACAGCCAGACTCCTTTCGGCCGATCGGGCCATGGTTTTAAAATATGCCAACTCCGGAGATGTAACCGGCGATCGCTCAGGCGTAGTAGGTTATATGGCTGCAGCCCTGTTTAAATCCAACCCCGGAAAAGAAAGGCCGGCCCCCGGGAAAGAAGAAGGGTTTTCCGACGAGGAAAAAAACTTTCTGCATAAACTGGCCCTTGGAGCCATTGAACATCACCTCCTGGGAAATCCTATGCCGACTCGGGATAGGGAACCGGTCCGGTTAGCCGAGAAACGGGGGGCCTTTGTGACCTTAAAGACCCGGGGGCAATTGCGGGGTTGTATCGGCCATACCCAGGCCATAAAACCTCTTTCTCAAACGATCATCGATATGGCCCAGGCGGCTGCTTTTCAGGATCCCCGGTTCCCTCCACTTTCCCAAAAGGAGCTCAAGGACCTGTCTATCGAAATCTCGGCACTGACCCCTTTCCGCCAGATCAAAGACATAAAGGAGATCCAGGTCGGTAAACACGGTCTGTTTATCGAAAGAGGATTTAACGCCGGGCTTCTACTGCCCCAGGTAGCTACCGAGTACGGCTGGGACTCCCTGACTTTTTTGGAACATACCTGTCAAAAGGCCGGTCTTCCAAAAGAGGCCTGGAAGGATAAAAACAGCAAAATTTATGTCTTCTCAGCCGAGATTTTTTAA
- a CDS encoding acyl-CoA/acyl-ACP dehydrogenase, which translates to MFEFLLKEDEKAFWQEVREFVKTVPSQLIRDMDAGKIETGRPFVEMAAAKKLLGPRFPKEYGGRGLNWTAEVAAVEEVGVLGNSLSCAYVMPSIVGEAVNLFGTREQKEKYLAPNLAGKLYSAEALTEPRGGSDFFGATTTAVRDGDSFLLNGEKRFVVGAQDSDWFLVYAKSDPKAPPHESISCFIVERAMGIQVQSIYNLLGTRGGGTGRLVFKDVRVPKENVVGDLHNAYAIFNRMMIPERLLSGAGCVGAGRAALEVAARYSTRRKAFGKTIDNFQAVNFMVADSVVLLDAARALVYAAARKVDAGQDGRRLVSEAKKVGTEAAWQVINNAMQIMGGIGYTTVYPVERMLRDCRLAMIWTGTNQVMNLLIQHEYYKELKKRQGQTRDIEGDAINPDEEEKHYG; encoded by the coding sequence ATGTTTGAATTTCTGCTTAAGGAAGATGAAAAGGCCTTCTGGCAGGAGGTCCGGGAATTTGTTAAAACCGTTCCCAGCCAATTAATCCGGGACATGGATGCCGGCAAAATCGAAACCGGCAGGCCTTTCGTGGAAATGGCCGCAGCCAAAAAACTATTAGGTCCGAGGTTCCCGAAAGAATACGGCGGCCGGGGCCTGAACTGGACGGCTGAGGTGGCGGCTGTCGAAGAAGTGGGGGTCCTGGGCAATTCCCTCTCCTGTGCCTATGTCATGCCCAGTATCGTCGGCGAGGCTGTTAACCTCTTCGGCACCAGGGAGCAAAAAGAAAAATACCTGGCCCCGAATCTGGCCGGTAAATTATACAGTGCCGAGGCCTTAACCGAACCGAGAGGCGGTTCTGATTTTTTCGGGGCCACCACGACCGCAGTCAGGGACGGGGACTCTTTTTTATTGAACGGGGAAAAAAGATTTGTCGTAGGCGCCCAGGACTCGGATTGGTTTTTGGTTTATGCCAAATCAGACCCTAAGGCCCCCCCTCATGAATCCATCAGTTGTTTCATCGTCGAAAGGGCCATGGGGATCCAGGTCCAGAGTATTTACAACCTCCTGGGCACCCGGGGCGGGGGCACCGGCCGTTTGGTGTTCAAGGATGTGCGGGTGCCCAAAGAAAATGTCGTGGGTGATCTCCATAACGCCTATGCCATTTTCAACCGCATGATGATTCCGGAACGGTTGCTGAGCGGGGCCGGTTGCGTCGGGGCCGGCCGGGCGGCCCTGGAAGTGGCGGCCCGCTATTCGACGCGACGCAAGGCTTTTGGAAAGACCATTGATAACTTCCAGGCGGTTAATTTTATGGTCGCCGATTCGGTGGTCCTCCTGGATGCAGCCAGGGCCCTGGTCTACGCAGCCGCCAGGAAGGTGGATGCCGGCCAGGATGGGCGCCGTCTGGTTTCCGAGGCCAAGAAGGTCGGCACCGAAGCAGCCTGGCAGGTCATCAACAATGCCATGCAGATCATGGGCGGCATCGGCTACACCACGGTCTATCCCGTTGAGCGGATGCTGCGGGATTGCCGCCTGGCCATGATCTGGACCGGAACCAACCAGGTTATGAATCTATTGATCCAGCATGAATATTATAAAGAACTGAAAAAAAGGCAGGGTCAGACCAGGGACATCGAAGGCGATGCCATAAACCCGGATGAGGAAGAAAAACATTACGGATGA
- a CDS encoding NAD-dependent epimerase — MARKILVTGAAGFIGFHLCQRLLAAGDQVVGLDNLNDYYEVRLKQDRLKQIEDNTLFQLTKIDLVDREAVADLFAEQGFDIVVNLAAQAGVRYSLINPYSYADTNLMGFLNILEGCRHQKVKHLVFASSSSVYGANTRMPFSVHDNVDHPVSLYAATKKANELMAHTYSALYKIPCTGLRFFTVYGPWGRPDMALFLFTRAILEGKPIDVYNYGQMQRDFTYIDDIIEGVVRIMARIPEPDPQWKGDQPEPSASFAPYHLYNIGNNHPVELMAFIEALEDCLGKKAIKNMMPIQPGDVPATYADVEDLIRDVGFKPATPIELGIRRFVDWYREYYGV, encoded by the coding sequence ATGGCCCGTAAAATTTTGGTTACCGGTGCAGCCGGTTTTATTGGTTTCCATCTCTGCCAACGCCTGTTGGCGGCGGGAGATCAGGTGGTTGGTCTGGACAATCTGAATGATTATTATGAGGTCCGGCTGAAGCAGGATCGCCTGAAACAGATTGAGGATAATACTCTTTTTCAATTGACTAAAATAGATCTGGTAGATCGAGAGGCCGTGGCTGATCTTTTTGCTGAACAGGGATTCGATATAGTAGTCAATCTGGCGGCCCAGGCCGGGGTACGCTATTCTCTGATAAATCCTTATTCCTATGCCGATACCAATTTGATGGGATTTTTAAATATCCTGGAAGGGTGCCGACACCAAAAGGTCAAACATCTGGTCTTCGCCTCTTCCAGTTCCGTTTACGGGGCCAATACCCGGATGCCCTTCTCGGTCCATGATAATGTCGATCATCCCGTCTCTTTGTACGCGGCTACCAAGAAGGCCAACGAACTGATGGCCCATACCTATTCGGCTCTGTATAAAATACCCTGCACCGGCCTGCGTTTTTTTACGGTCTATGGGCCTTGGGGTCGGCCCGACATGGCCTTATTCCTCTTTACCAGGGCCATCCTCGAAGGAAAACCCATTGATGTCTACAATTATGGCCAGATGCAACGGGACTTTACTTACATTGACGATATCATCGAAGGGGTGGTCCGGATAATGGCCAGGATCCCCGAACCGGACCCGCAATGGAAGGGGGATCAGCCGGAACCGTCGGCCAGCTTTGCCCCCTACCATTTGTATAATATAGGGAATAACCATCCGGTGGAACTCATGGCCTTTATTGAGGCCCTGGAGGATTGCCTCGGGAAAAAGGCTATAAAAAATATGATGCCCATTCAGCCCGGGGATGTGCCGGCCACCTATGCCGATGTGGAAGATTTGATAAGGGATGTGGGCTTTAAACCGGCCACCCCCATAGAATTGGGAATCAGACGATTTGTGGATTGGTATCGGGAGTATTATGGGGTATAA
- a CDS encoding FAD-dependent oxidoreductase, giving the protein MDFARLFEPIMINGLKIPNRIVMPAMGLLYTSDYSLNDRHRAFYLERARGGVGLLTIGPMAIDRAGCAPVTPGLFEDQQIGPLKALVREIHTQSESRIGAQLMHMGRYAFSFLSGLPSMAPSPLASKLTGETPREMTGEDIQEVQKAYVQAAERAREAGVDFIEILACTGYLINQFLSPVTNQRTDEYGGSLENRMRFGLEIIRKVRQSLGKDTPLGVRVSGNDFMKGGHTNTESSRFAAEAQKAGIDAVNVTGGWHETNVPQLTSDVPAGVFLYLARGIKEKVSIPVFASNRLADPVIAERALRSGACDLICWGRPLLADPELPNKVKEGRMDEMISCISCNQGCFDAVFSAQPVGCILNPRTGREQDLQIQKAPVRKKVWVAGGGPAGMEFALIAAQRGHEVTLYEKGDRLGGQVNLAMAAPGKKEFGKIISSLTTRMAHWGVKVHLNTGLTPESVEKEKPDFLAVATGAGPLNMDFPGADKPQVINAWEVLSERAARIGQKVVIVGGSATGCETAHFIGAMGIPDPETFTFLMAHNAEEPEWALKLLHNPGREITIIEMTGKVADNVGRTSRWSLIKSLKQMGVNLRTRTRLLEVCDDSVKVMTDGGEESIPADTVVLAMGVRPMDDLIKSLEGKGIEMITLGDAGKPAKIADAISQGFEGALKI; this is encoded by the coding sequence ATGGATTTTGCCAGGCTCTTTGAACCCATTATGATCAACGGCCTTAAGATTCCAAACCGGATCGTCATGCCGGCCATGGGTCTTCTTTACACCTCGGACTATTCCCTTAATGACCGTCACCGGGCCTTTTATCTGGAGCGGGCCAGGGGCGGGGTGGGGCTTTTGACTATCGGGCCCATGGCCATAGACCGGGCGGGATGCGCCCCGGTAACCCCGGGGCTGTTTGAAGATCAACAGATCGGTCCTTTAAAGGCTCTGGTGAGGGAAATCCATACCCAGTCGGAGTCCAGAATTGGGGCCCAACTGATGCACATGGGCCGTTATGCCTTTTCTTTTTTAAGTGGCCTGCCCTCCATGGCTCCTTCCCCCCTGGCCAGTAAACTTACCGGCGAGACCCCCCGGGAAATGACCGGAGAAGACATCCAAGAGGTCCAGAAGGCTTATGTCCAGGCTGCGGAAAGGGCCAGGGAAGCCGGTGTTGATTTTATCGAAATCCTGGCCTGCACCGGCTACCTCATCAATCAGTTCCTTTCCCCCGTGACCAATCAACGGACCGACGAATATGGCGGAAGCCTGGAAAACAGAATGCGGTTCGGTCTGGAAATCATCCGGAAGGTGCGGCAAAGCCTGGGGAAAGATACCCCCCTGGGGGTACGGGTGTCCGGAAATGATTTCATGAAGGGGGGCCATACCAACACCGAATCCTCCCGGTTTGCGGCCGAGGCCCAAAAGGCCGGAATCGATGCCGTCAACGTTACCGGCGGTTGGCATGAAACCAATGTCCCGCAGCTCACCAGCGACGTACCGGCCGGTGTCTTTCTTTACCTGGCCCGGGGGATCAAGGAAAAGGTCAGTATCCCAGTCTTTGCTTCCAACCGTCTGGCTGATCCGGTGATCGCCGAGAGGGCCTTACGGTCAGGGGCCTGCGATCTGATTTGCTGGGGAAGACCCCTTCTGGCCGATCCCGAACTCCCCAATAAAGTCAAAGAAGGCCGGATGGATGAAATGATCTCCTGTATCTCCTGCAACCAGGGATGCTTTGATGCCGTCTTTTCAGCCCAGCCTGTTGGTTGCATCCTGAACCCCCGGACCGGGAGGGAACAGGACCTCCAAATCCAAAAGGCCCCGGTCCGGAAAAAGGTCTGGGTGGCCGGCGGCGGGCCGGCCGGGATGGAATTCGCTCTCATCGCCGCCCAGAGGGGCCATGAGGTGACCCTTTATGAAAAAGGGGATCGCCTCGGCGGTCAGGTGAATCTGGCTATGGCTGCACCCGGGAAAAAGGAGTTCGGAAAAATCATCAGCAGTCTGACCACCCGGATGGCGCACTGGGGAGTGAAGGTCCATCTCAATACCGGTCTGACCCCGGAATCGGTCGAAAAAGAAAAACCGGATTTTCTGGCCGTCGCCACCGGGGCCGGACCCTTGAACATGGACTTTCCTGGAGCCGATAAGCCGCAGGTAATCAATGCCTGGGAGGTCTTAAGCGAGAGGGCCGCCCGGATAGGTCAAAAGGTAGTCATTGTCGGGGGAAGCGCCACCGGCTGCGAAACCGCTCATTTTATCGGGGCCATGGGAATCCCCGATCCGGAGACCTTTACCTTCCTGATGGCCCACAACGCCGAGGAGCCCGAATGGGCTTTAAAACTGCTGCATAACCCCGGAAGGGAAATAACCATCATCGAGATGACCGGGAAGGTGGCCGATAACGTAGGCCGTACCTCCCGCTGGTCTCTGATTAAGAGCCTGAAGCAAATGGGGGTGAACCTAAGGACCAGGACCCGCCTTCTGGAGGTCTGTGATGATTCCGTTAAGGTCATGACCGATGGGGGGGAGGAGTCTATCCCGGCCGACACGGTTGTCCTGGCCATGGGGGTCAGGCCGATGGATGATTTAATAAAGTCCCTGGAGGGAAAGGGGATCGAGATGATTACCCTGGGGGACGCCGGAAAACCGGCCAAGATCGCTGATGCGATCAGCCAGGGATTTGAAGGGGCGCTGAAAATATAA
- a CDS encoding DUF169 domain-containing protein, translated as MNDFEKISQDLTQLLHLQYLPVGVTLYQDTPPPAHIPQTTENLKSYCQALVLAGEGRTLLLKREQMGCKLGTSVLGFETEMEAFLDDGVLEKYGVGLFATEEASAETLLKSHYLEKGKTRSALIAPLTAFQEDPQVVVFTADSQQVMWLLYAVNYEKGGRMDLPQSGGALGGCADITTWPLLSGQANVTFLGLGCRVKSAIDPQHLMMGIPGNNLVKVHQNILAMIKPIAMLNKAQTR; from the coding sequence TTGAACGATTTTGAAAAAATATCTCAGGACTTGACCCAACTTCTTCATTTACAATATCTCCCTGTTGGTGTGACTTTGTACCAGGACACACCTCCCCCAGCCCATATCCCCCAAACGACCGAGAATCTGAAAAGTTATTGCCAGGCCCTGGTTCTGGCCGGGGAAGGACGGACTTTACTGCTTAAAAGAGAGCAGATGGGTTGTAAACTGGGGACTTCAGTCCTGGGTTTTGAAACCGAAATGGAGGCCTTTTTAGACGACGGGGTCTTGGAAAAATACGGTGTGGGTTTGTTCGCCACCGAAGAAGCCTCGGCCGAAACCCTGCTTAAATCCCATTATCTGGAAAAAGGGAAAACCCGTTCCGCCTTGATTGCCCCGTTGACGGCTTTTCAAGAGGACCCCCAGGTGGTGGTATTTACAGCCGACAGCCAACAGGTGATGTGGCTTTTATACGCTGTTAATTATGAAAAAGGGGGCAGGATGGACCTGCCACAGTCCGGTGGTGCCCTGGGAGGATGTGCCGACATTACAACCTGGCCTCTGCTCTCCGGCCAGGCCAATGTGACTTTTTTAGGTCTGGGATGCCGGGTGAAATCGGCGATTGATCCTCAGCATTTGATGATGGGCATCCCAGGCAATAACCTTGTTAAGGTTCATCAAAATATTTTGGCTATGATCAAACCCATTGCCATGTTGAACAAGGCCCAGACCCGGTAA